A single genomic interval of Portunus trituberculatus isolate SZX2019 chromosome 41, ASM1759143v1, whole genome shotgun sequence harbors:
- the LOC123516633 gene encoding uncharacterized protein LOC123516633 isoform X3 produces MHVPNNERESFHFFMNTVSRIKRVDSLIIGMERWIPDCGPELIKNGFHVFAHPRELSTEQLLQAYKIFTKFPSYRESTFHYQRQQFVARYGSKDEEMLESKSADETTDLDDHDFLEN; encoded by the exons ATGCAT GTGCCAAACAATGAGCGGGAGAGTTTCCACTTCTTCATGAACACCGTGTCACGCATCAAGAGGGTCGACTCACTCATCATAGGCATGGAGCGTTGGATCCCTGACTGTGGCCCAGAACTTATTAAG aATGGCTTCCATGTATTTGCACATCCAAGAGAGTTATCAACAGAGCAACTATTGCAAGCCTACAAGATTTTCACAAAATTTCCATCTTATCGGGAATCTACCTTCCATTACCAAAGACAGCAGTTTGTTGCAAGATATGGatcaaaagatgaagaaatgttaGAGAGTAAATCAGCAGATGAAACTACTGACTTGGATGACCATGACTTCTTGGAAAATTGA